A stretch of Cicer arietinum cultivar CDC Frontier isolate Library 1 chromosome 5, Cicar.CDCFrontier_v2.0, whole genome shotgun sequence DNA encodes these proteins:
- the LOC101503745 gene encoding protein EMBRYONIC FLOWER 1 isoform X1, whose product MGSSYIQIDSISIDLSDPIGKRDAGKCEHFSIRGYVSEIRKKDWKLCWPFPVDESDKQPSLPPLDVPKYRCCGCSNSQQDSASKEIPKYNQTNFKHCSTGCRSDTNCSNAPLKSGIQKDPMSDIIVRREIDLNTNLSSVDGCLPISIEKEKKVGVGVGSRIGFESNGVCMGKNSAEICNGGTTSAENQFQKDLVTTAMEADNKYDHTTGPPIESFARNHAVPAGSTDNMVDNDFLDHHSEKSTGLFRRRPRKVRLMTDLLSENGESKTEKISIQESTSHGISNTSAASQLHSIFPGKVDIQGDPTITNMGQSRKRKLLLDEVRRPASTCFQRTEVEGRNLDGSAKTTEIVFSNRSNSKGVLAETGLQVTERGNWSKPEFERSQIVGKKKNKKNQFVDNYLIPEPQQGQRRENKGTNTTDKAYASKTASSRLSSGVFTGKGMDNFPLHTLRIENEFNPSKEKGKMLQTDGELYSLNCQRNDIHLRDSFAYSGVKIRSSLPADVPIPSVQGMLNGKGLEEEEELHNALNYYLPDNTKYIHEMENRRPFSLPLQESTSRVPQFNRKNSETNVFGGPSIPSRHTTNTIPGKVHCEEITGTGKTVEQLGIMKRYNEQAAEVSEQGTLDDIPMEIVELLAKNQYERCLPDVENRCSSVEKSSISRKAQMSSGTGVNGKGKMSLLKEGGHKEKSHGSYKKNNMVTREENVNPSKRKPVHFSLFDESNSGVNNPCPPQPHFGYEVPQPQKKLSSGFQFSPMVSSQLGSVRNCKFNGNLEERASSNATLQAMGGCSLHKNILHQDSEASRIWASLTPNHASSGYDLPLKVVSHQLTSSNIDITSLRSSAVHKQNMKRDIDLNYTNINPTGQEKFNRITGPVTFNRVNGEYPFPCKHNGIEPHQNLRGSLDLYSNETIPAMHLLSLMDAGMQSRTPFNVGVNAQIPKRTSYPSDCNTKLEIGASKTNGTLKRQPSDYYSRGYSSDKPHGCFIGSPTFGASSSTQHGKKFTRDAGSNGQNSTKFGKKEKNKNSNSPLQNRFVKQYSLSYCETETSLQRRPEILGTQTSVPLKITSGVSCMVNRNPADFTVPETGNVYMIRGEDLKFEKSVPKTKHRFPIPCGQKQQKNLKGTKMKEHTKH is encoded by the exons ATGGGATCGTCGTATATCCAGATTGACTCAATCTCTATCGATCTTTCCGATCCTATTGGTAAGAGGGATGCAGGCAAATGTGAACATTTCTCAATACG TGGATATGTCTCAGAAATTCGAAAAAAAGACTGGAAACTTTGTTGGCCATTTCCAGTAGATGAGTCTGACAAGCAACCGTCACTTCCACCATTAGATGTACCAAAATACAGATGTTGTGGTTGTTCAAACTCTCAACAAGACAGTGCTTCCAAAGAAATTCCCAAATATAACCAAACAAACTTTAAACATTGCAGTACTGGATGCAGATCTGATACCAATTGTAGTAATGCACCTCTCAAATCTGGCATTCAAAAAGATCCAATGTCTGACATTATTGTGAGAAGAGAAATTGATCTTAATACAAATCTGAGCAGTGTCGATGGTTGCTTACCAATTAGTattgagaaagaaaagaaagtcgGAGTTGGAGTCGGCAGCAGAATCG GCTTTGAAAGTAATGGAGTATGCATGGGTAAGAATTCTGCTGAGATTTGTAATGGAGGAACAACTTCTGCAGAAAACCAATTCCAGAAAGATTTAGTGACAACAGCCATGGAGGCAGATAATAAATATGACCACACAACTGGACCACCTATTGAATCATTTGCTCGTAATCATGCGGTGCCTGCAGGAAGTACAGACAACATGGTTGACAATGATTTTCTGGATCATCATTCAGAAAAGTCTACCGGTTTGTTTCGTAGGAGACCTCGGAAGGTGCGTTTGATGACTGACTTGTTGAGTGAAAATGGTGAATCGAAGACGGAGAAAATTTCCATACAAGAATCCACATCCCATGGTATTTCCAATACTTCTGCAGCTTCACAGTTACACTCAATTTTCCCAGGAAAGGTGGATATTCAAGGAGATCCGACTATAACAAATATGGGTCAGAGTAGAAAAAGGAAATTGCTCCTAGATGAAGTAAGGAGACCAGCAAGTACGTGTTTTCAGAGGACTGAAGTTGAAGGTCGAAACTTAGATGGGAGTGCAAAAACAACTGAAATAGTTTTCAGTAATAGATCCAATTCCAAAGGTGTACTAGCAGAAACAGGTTTGCAAGTTACTGAGAGAGGCAACTGGAGTAAACCTGAATTTGAAAGAAGCCAAATCGTGGGtaagaagaagaacaaaaagaatcaATTTGTAGACAATTACTTGATTCCTGAGCCACAACAAGGACAGAGAAGAGAAAATAAGGGTACCAATACTACAGATAAGGCGTATGCATCTAAAACTGCTTCTTCTAGATTATCTTCTGGTGTGTTCACAGGGAAAGGGATGGATAATTTTCCTTTGCACACCCTAAGAATAGAAAATGAGTTCAATCCATCCAAAGAAAAGGGGAAAATGCTGCAAACAGATGGAGAACTTTATTCTTTAAACTGCCAGAGAAATGACATACACCTAAGAGATTCATTTGCATATTCAGGGGTAAAAATCAGGTCCAGTTTGCCCGCAGATGTTCCAATTCCTTCTGTTCAAGGGATGTTGAATGGAAAAGGActggaggaggaggaggagttGCACAATGCTTTAAACTATTATTTGCCagacaatacaaaatatatccATGAAATGGAAAACCGCCGTCCCTTCTCACTGCCTTTGCAAGAGAGCACTTCAAGAGTACCtcaatttaatagaaaaaacaGTGAAACCAATGTTTTTGGAGGACCAAGCATTCCTTCCAGGCACACAACAAATACTATTCCTGGAAAAGTTCACTGTGAA GAAATTACTGGTACAGGAAAAACTGTGGAACAACTAGGTATTATGAAAAGATACAATGAACAAGCAGCTGAGGTGTCTGAGCAAGGAACACTAGATGATATACCCATGGAAATTGTGGAACTCTTGGCAAAGAATCAGTACGAGAGGTGCCTTCCAGACGTGGAAAATAGATGTTCCTCAGTAGAAAAATCCTCTATCAGTAGGAAAGCACAAATGTCGTCTGGCACGGGTGTAAACGGAAAAGGGAAGATGAGCTTGTTAAAAGAGGGGGGGCATAAGGAGAAATCTCACGGaagttataagaaaaataacatgGTCACAAGAGAAGAGAATGTGAATCCTAGCAAAAGAAAGCCAGTTCATTTTTCTCTGTTCGATGAGAGTAATTCGGGAGTCAATAATCCGTGTCCACCTCAACCCCACTTTGGATATGAGGTTCCTCAGCCCCAAAAGAAGCTGTCAAGTGGGTTCCAGTTTTCGCCAATGGTTTCTAGCCAGCTTGGTAGTGTACGAAATTGCAAGTTTAATGGGAATCTTGAAGAGCGCGCTTCCTCTAATGCTACTTTGCAAGCCATGGGAGGATGTAGCTTGCACAAGAATATATTACATCAGGATAGCGAAGCTTCTCGCATTTGGGCATCATTGACCCCAAATCATGCTTCCTCAGGGTATGATTTGCCGCTAAAAGTTGTTTCTCATCAGCTTACTAGTAGCAACATAGACATAACTTCACTCCGATCCAGTGCAGTACATAAGCAGAACATGAAGAGGGATATTGATCTTAACTATACAAATATCAATCCTACAGGCCAAGAAAAGTTTAATAGGATTACAGGTCCTGTAACCTTCAACAGGGTGAATGGAGAATACCCATTTCCTTGCAAGCATAATGGAATAGAGCCTCATCAAAATTTGAGGGGGTCTTTGGATTTGTATTCTAATGAAACAATACCGGCCATGCATTTACTTAGCCTTATGGATGCAGGCATGCAGTCACGTACACCCTTCAATGTCGGTGTTAATGCTCAAATTCCCAAAAGAACCTCTTATCCTAGTGATTGCAATACCAAGTTGGAGATTGGTGCATCTAAGACAAATGGTACCCTGAAAAGGCAACCATCTGATTATTACAGCAGAGGTTATTCATCGGATAAACCACATGGCTGTTTTATTGGCTCCCCAACCTTTGGTGCATCTTCATCAACCCAGCATGGTAAGAAGTTTACCAGAGATGCTGGTTCCAATGGTCAAAATTCAACAAAGTTtggaaagaaggaaaagaatAAGAACTCCAACTCACCCCTGCAGAATAGATTTGTTAAGCAGTATAGCTTATCTTATTGCGAAACAGAAACTTCACTGCAACGCAGACCGGAAATCCTTGGTACTCAAACCTCTGTACCGTTAAAGATCACATCTGGTGTCTCATGTATGGTGAACCGAAATCCAGCTGACTTCACCGTTCCGGAAACAGGGAATGTCTATATGATCAGAGGAGAGGATCTGAAATTTGAGAAGAGTGTTCCAAAAACTAAGCATCGTTTCCCTATTCCATGTGGACAAAAGCAGCAGAAGAATTTGAAGGGGACTAAAATGAAAGAACATACAAAACATTGA
- the LOC101503745 gene encoding protein EMBRYONIC FLOWER 1 isoform X2 encodes MSDIIVRREIDLNTNLSSVDGCLPISIEKEKKVGVGVGSRIGFESNGVCMGKNSAEICNGGTTSAENQFQKDLVTTAMEADNKYDHTTGPPIESFARNHAVPAGSTDNMVDNDFLDHHSEKSTGLFRRRPRKVRLMTDLLSENGESKTEKISIQESTSHGISNTSAASQLHSIFPGKVDIQGDPTITNMGQSRKRKLLLDEVRRPASTCFQRTEVEGRNLDGSAKTTEIVFSNRSNSKGVLAETGLQVTERGNWSKPEFERSQIVGKKKNKKNQFVDNYLIPEPQQGQRRENKGTNTTDKAYASKTASSRLSSGVFTGKGMDNFPLHTLRIENEFNPSKEKGKMLQTDGELYSLNCQRNDIHLRDSFAYSGVKIRSSLPADVPIPSVQGMLNGKGLEEEEELHNALNYYLPDNTKYIHEMENRRPFSLPLQESTSRVPQFNRKNSETNVFGGPSIPSRHTTNTIPGKVHCEEITGTGKTVEQLGIMKRYNEQAAEVSEQGTLDDIPMEIVELLAKNQYERCLPDVENRCSSVEKSSISRKAQMSSGTGVNGKGKMSLLKEGGHKEKSHGSYKKNNMVTREENVNPSKRKPVHFSLFDESNSGVNNPCPPQPHFGYEVPQPQKKLSSGFQFSPMVSSQLGSVRNCKFNGNLEERASSNATLQAMGGCSLHKNILHQDSEASRIWASLTPNHASSGYDLPLKVVSHQLTSSNIDITSLRSSAVHKQNMKRDIDLNYTNINPTGQEKFNRITGPVTFNRVNGEYPFPCKHNGIEPHQNLRGSLDLYSNETIPAMHLLSLMDAGMQSRTPFNVGVNAQIPKRTSYPSDCNTKLEIGASKTNGTLKRQPSDYYSRGYSSDKPHGCFIGSPTFGASSSTQHGKKFTRDAGSNGQNSTKFGKKEKNKNSNSPLQNRFVKQYSLSYCETETSLQRRPEILGTQTSVPLKITSGVSCMVNRNPADFTVPETGNVYMIRGEDLKFEKSVPKTKHRFPIPCGQKQQKNLKGTKMKEHTKH; translated from the exons ATGTCTGACATTATTGTGAGAAGAGAAATTGATCTTAATACAAATCTGAGCAGTGTCGATGGTTGCTTACCAATTAGTattgagaaagaaaagaaagtcgGAGTTGGAGTCGGCAGCAGAATCG GCTTTGAAAGTAATGGAGTATGCATGGGTAAGAATTCTGCTGAGATTTGTAATGGAGGAACAACTTCTGCAGAAAACCAATTCCAGAAAGATTTAGTGACAACAGCCATGGAGGCAGATAATAAATATGACCACACAACTGGACCACCTATTGAATCATTTGCTCGTAATCATGCGGTGCCTGCAGGAAGTACAGACAACATGGTTGACAATGATTTTCTGGATCATCATTCAGAAAAGTCTACCGGTTTGTTTCGTAGGAGACCTCGGAAGGTGCGTTTGATGACTGACTTGTTGAGTGAAAATGGTGAATCGAAGACGGAGAAAATTTCCATACAAGAATCCACATCCCATGGTATTTCCAATACTTCTGCAGCTTCACAGTTACACTCAATTTTCCCAGGAAAGGTGGATATTCAAGGAGATCCGACTATAACAAATATGGGTCAGAGTAGAAAAAGGAAATTGCTCCTAGATGAAGTAAGGAGACCAGCAAGTACGTGTTTTCAGAGGACTGAAGTTGAAGGTCGAAACTTAGATGGGAGTGCAAAAACAACTGAAATAGTTTTCAGTAATAGATCCAATTCCAAAGGTGTACTAGCAGAAACAGGTTTGCAAGTTACTGAGAGAGGCAACTGGAGTAAACCTGAATTTGAAAGAAGCCAAATCGTGGGtaagaagaagaacaaaaagaatcaATTTGTAGACAATTACTTGATTCCTGAGCCACAACAAGGACAGAGAAGAGAAAATAAGGGTACCAATACTACAGATAAGGCGTATGCATCTAAAACTGCTTCTTCTAGATTATCTTCTGGTGTGTTCACAGGGAAAGGGATGGATAATTTTCCTTTGCACACCCTAAGAATAGAAAATGAGTTCAATCCATCCAAAGAAAAGGGGAAAATGCTGCAAACAGATGGAGAACTTTATTCTTTAAACTGCCAGAGAAATGACATACACCTAAGAGATTCATTTGCATATTCAGGGGTAAAAATCAGGTCCAGTTTGCCCGCAGATGTTCCAATTCCTTCTGTTCAAGGGATGTTGAATGGAAAAGGActggaggaggaggaggagttGCACAATGCTTTAAACTATTATTTGCCagacaatacaaaatatatccATGAAATGGAAAACCGCCGTCCCTTCTCACTGCCTTTGCAAGAGAGCACTTCAAGAGTACCtcaatttaatagaaaaaacaGTGAAACCAATGTTTTTGGAGGACCAAGCATTCCTTCCAGGCACACAACAAATACTATTCCTGGAAAAGTTCACTGTGAA GAAATTACTGGTACAGGAAAAACTGTGGAACAACTAGGTATTATGAAAAGATACAATGAACAAGCAGCTGAGGTGTCTGAGCAAGGAACACTAGATGATATACCCATGGAAATTGTGGAACTCTTGGCAAAGAATCAGTACGAGAGGTGCCTTCCAGACGTGGAAAATAGATGTTCCTCAGTAGAAAAATCCTCTATCAGTAGGAAAGCACAAATGTCGTCTGGCACGGGTGTAAACGGAAAAGGGAAGATGAGCTTGTTAAAAGAGGGGGGGCATAAGGAGAAATCTCACGGaagttataagaaaaataacatgGTCACAAGAGAAGAGAATGTGAATCCTAGCAAAAGAAAGCCAGTTCATTTTTCTCTGTTCGATGAGAGTAATTCGGGAGTCAATAATCCGTGTCCACCTCAACCCCACTTTGGATATGAGGTTCCTCAGCCCCAAAAGAAGCTGTCAAGTGGGTTCCAGTTTTCGCCAATGGTTTCTAGCCAGCTTGGTAGTGTACGAAATTGCAAGTTTAATGGGAATCTTGAAGAGCGCGCTTCCTCTAATGCTACTTTGCAAGCCATGGGAGGATGTAGCTTGCACAAGAATATATTACATCAGGATAGCGAAGCTTCTCGCATTTGGGCATCATTGACCCCAAATCATGCTTCCTCAGGGTATGATTTGCCGCTAAAAGTTGTTTCTCATCAGCTTACTAGTAGCAACATAGACATAACTTCACTCCGATCCAGTGCAGTACATAAGCAGAACATGAAGAGGGATATTGATCTTAACTATACAAATATCAATCCTACAGGCCAAGAAAAGTTTAATAGGATTACAGGTCCTGTAACCTTCAACAGGGTGAATGGAGAATACCCATTTCCTTGCAAGCATAATGGAATAGAGCCTCATCAAAATTTGAGGGGGTCTTTGGATTTGTATTCTAATGAAACAATACCGGCCATGCATTTACTTAGCCTTATGGATGCAGGCATGCAGTCACGTACACCCTTCAATGTCGGTGTTAATGCTCAAATTCCCAAAAGAACCTCTTATCCTAGTGATTGCAATACCAAGTTGGAGATTGGTGCATCTAAGACAAATGGTACCCTGAAAAGGCAACCATCTGATTATTACAGCAGAGGTTATTCATCGGATAAACCACATGGCTGTTTTATTGGCTCCCCAACCTTTGGTGCATCTTCATCAACCCAGCATGGTAAGAAGTTTACCAGAGATGCTGGTTCCAATGGTCAAAATTCAACAAAGTTtggaaagaaggaaaagaatAAGAACTCCAACTCACCCCTGCAGAATAGATTTGTTAAGCAGTATAGCTTATCTTATTGCGAAACAGAAACTTCACTGCAACGCAGACCGGAAATCCTTGGTACTCAAACCTCTGTACCGTTAAAGATCACATCTGGTGTCTCATGTATGGTGAACCGAAATCCAGCTGACTTCACCGTTCCGGAAACAGGGAATGTCTATATGATCAGAGGAGAGGATCTGAAATTTGAGAAGAGTGTTCCAAAAACTAAGCATCGTTTCCCTATTCCATGTGGACAAAAGCAGCAGAAGAATTTGAAGGGGACTAAAATGAAAGAACATACAAAACATTGA
- the LOC101503409 gene encoding uncharacterized protein, which produces MKSHQPKLKTQLFSCGFFRQCGQTVLSPTATGTTPPLPLTHTHTHTSTTCESSTSSSSSATSQSFTQWRFSLPTPTSTPNTPPPTDTHTHTHTHNPPPLPSPFTIPNLQELFHVSDIQLTTDFNAALNLLERSLVPNPPQDQPPCPPNLMRALICNLREAKPATKILFALCLSEANRRVAVEAGAVGAVVESAPELDGAPAERALAALELMCTVPEGAEEVRAHALAVPVMVTVMGKTGARGKEYAIGVLAVIYGGDVGEQLTAPPEEVARAVELALQGECSARGKRKGAQLLKMLQHLSHPHAHVTS; this is translated from the coding sequence ATGAAAAGCCATCAACCAAAGCTTAAAACTCAACTATTCTCATGTGGCTTCTTCCGACAGTGTGGTCAAACCGTACTTAGCCCCACCGCTACAGGCACAACACCACCACTCCCTCTCACACACACTCACACTCACACTTCAACAACATGCGAATCCTCAACTTCATCCTCTTCTTCCGCCACTTCCCAAAGTTTCACACAATGGAGATTCTCTCTTCCCACCCCCACTTCCACACCAAACACCCCCCCGCCCACTGACACTCACACTCACACTCACACTCACAACCCTCCTCCACTTCCTTCCCCTTTCACAATTCCCAATCTCCAAGAACTCTTCCACGTGTCAGACATCCAACTAACCACTGATTTTAACGCTGCACTTAACCTCCTAGAACGTTCTCTCGTTCCTAACCCGCCTCAAGACCAACCGCCTTGTCCTCCTAACCTCATGCGGGCCCTCATCTGTAATTTACGGGAAGCCAAACCTGCCACCAAGATACTCTTCGCGCTTTGTCTCTCCGAGGCTAACCGTCGTGTCGCCGTTGAAGCTGGAGCCGTCGGCGCCGTCGTGGAATCTGCGCCGGAGCTCGATGGTGCTCCTGCGGAGAGGGCTCTCGCTGCGCTTGAGCTTATGTGTACGGTGCCGGAAGGTGCGGAGGAAGTGAGAGCTCACGCGCTTGCGGTGCCGGTGATGGTTACCGTCATGGGAAAAACCGGCGCGCGCGGGAAAGAATATGCCATTGGAGTTTTGGCTGTGATTTACGGTGGTGATGTTGGGGAACAGTTGACGGCTCCTCCAGAAGAGGTGGCGCGTGCTGTGGAGCTTGCACTTCAAGGGGAGTGTAGTGCTagaggaaagagaaaaggggCCCAGCTTTTGAAGATGCTGCAGCATCTATCTCACCCTCACGCTCACGTTACAAGTTGA
- the LOC101503080 gene encoding uncharacterized protein — protein sequence MAIRVFLTLLLFLSLSNIVSSIYEDQVGLMDWHQQYIGKVKHAVFHTQKTGRKRVLVSTEENVVASLDLRHGEIFWRHVLGTNDVVDGLDIALGKYVITLSSGGSILRAWNLPDGQMVWESSLQGSKESKSILNVPKNLKADKDDLILVFGKGCLHAISGIDGEVLWRKDFAGESIEVTDIIQSTEVIYVAGFVGSSNFNVYLLNAETGEFLKNNHLVLPFRTSGELLSIPGDKFVVLDSARSKIVTINIKNGDINYNQKQISDLIEDSSGQAVILPSRLPGLFALKINSWVLLIKVTNEGELVVVHKIDNTAAFSNALSISEDQHVFACVQYEDNKVHLSVKDVNDWNSDLLKENLVIDHQRGNIEKIFINNYVRTDRSHGFRALMVMEDHSLLLVQQGEIVWSREDGLASVVDVTTSELPVEKEGVSVAKVEQNLFEWLKGHVLKLKGTLMIASPEDKVAIQKLRLRSSEKSKMTRDHNGFRKLLIVLTRAGKVFALHTGDGHVVWSIMSHTLRKSEECEHPVGLNIYQWQVPHHHALDENPSILVIGRCGPSLTAPTVLSFLDAYTGKELNSLSLAHTVARVIPLPYTDSTEQRLHLIIDINKHAYLYPKTPEAIEILKREFSNIYWYSVEADNGVIRGHALKSNCIHEVVDEYCFVFRDLWSIVFPSESEKIIATVSRKSNEVVHTQAKVMTDHDVMYKYISKNILFVANAAPKASGEIGTATPEEAWLVIYIIDTVTGRILHRMIHHGCQGPVHAVFSENWVVYHYFNLRAHRNEMSVIEVYDQSRADNKDIWKFVLGKHNLTSPISSYYRPEVSAKSQSYFFTHSVKAIEVTSTAKGITSKHLLIGTIGDQVLAIDKRFLDPRRTLNPSQAEKEEGIIPLSDSLPIISQSYITHSLKIEGLRGIVTVPAKLESTSLVFAYGVDLFFTQIAPSKTYDSLTEDFSYALLLLTIVALVAALFVTWVLSERKDLQEKWR from the exons ATGGCGATTAGGGTTTTTCTCACCCTTCTACTTTTTCTCTCGCTCTCCAATATCGTCTCTTCGATTTACGAAGATCAAGTTGGCCTCATGGATTG GCACCAACAGTACATCGGGAAGGTGAAGCATGCTGTGTTCCATACGCAAAAGACTGGGCGAAAGCGTGTTTTGGTGTCTACTGAAGAGAATGTTGTGGCTTCACTCGACCTTCGCCATGGAGAGATTT TTTGGAGGCATGTTCTTGGCACCAATGATGTTGTTGATGGACTCGACATTGCCCTAGGAAAAT ATGTCATTACTCTTTCATCTGGTGGAAGTATACTGAGAGCATGGAACTTACCTGATGGGCAGATGGTTTGGGAGTCTTCTCTTCAGGGATCAAAGGAATCAAAGTCAATATTAAACGTTCCA AAAAATTTGAAAGCTGACAAGGATGATCTGATCCTTGTTTTTGGTAAAGGGTGTCTCCATGCCATTTCTGGCATAGACGGTGAAGTTCTCTGGAGGAAAGATTTTGCTGGTGAGAG CATTGAAGTTACCGATATTATTCAGTCTACTGAAGTGATCTATGTAGCTGGTTTTGTTGgttcttcaaattttaatgtGTATCTATTGAATGC CGAGACTGgggagtttttaaaaaataatcatttagtACTTCCCTTTAGAACTTCAGGGGAATTATTATCAATCCCAGGTGACAAGTTTGTGGTATTGGACAGTGCAAGATCAAAGATAGTAACAATAAACATCAAAAATGGAGATATTAACTACAACCAGAAGCAAATTTCAGACCTCATTGAGGATTCGTCTGGACAGGCAGTAATATTACCATCAAGGCTTCCAGGACTGTTCGCATTAAAAATCAATTCCTGGGTTCTTTTAATTAAAGTGACAAATGAAGGTGAGTTGGTGGTGGTGCACAAAATTGATAATACAGCAGCTTTTAGCAATGCTCTGTCAATTTCAGAGGATCAACATGTTTTTGCATGTGTTCAATATGAAGACAATAAAGTTCATCTCTCAGTAAAGGATGTTAATGATTGGAATAGTGATTTGCTAAAGGAAAACTTAGTAATAGACCATCAAAGAGGAAATATTGAGAAGATTTTCATAAACAATTATGTCAGGACAGATAGATCTCATGGGTTCAGAGCATTAATGGTAATGGAGGACCATTCCCTCCTATTAGTTCAACAAGGTGAAATTGTCTGGAGTAGAGAGGACGGTCTTGCCTCAGTTGTTGATGTAACAACATCCGAACTACCTGTGGAAAAGGAAGGTGTGTCTGTGGCAAAAGTGGAACAGAATCTATTTGAATGGCTTAAG GGACATGTGCTGAAACTCAAAGGAACTCTAATGATTGCAAGCCCTGAGGATAAAGTAGCTATTCAAAAGCTTAGGTTGAGGAGTTCTGAGAAAAGCAAAATGACTCGTGATCATAATGGTTTTCGTAAGTTGCTTATAGTACTTACAAGGGCAGGAAAGGTTTTCGCTTTGCACACTGGAGACGGACATGTAGTTTGGTCTATTATGTCTCATACTCTGCGTAAATCAGAGGAGTGTGAACATCCAGTTGGGCTTAACATTTATCAGTGGCAGGTTCCGCATCATCACGCACTGGATGAAAATCCATCTATTCTGGTAATTGGGCGATGTGGACCAAGTTTGACTGCACCAACTGTTCTTTCTTTTCTTGATGCATACACTGGGAAGGAACTCAATTCTTTGAGTCTTGCTCATACTGTTGCTCGAGTTATTCCACTGCCTTATACCGATTCAACTGAACAGCGTCTGCATCTAATTATTGACATTAACAAACATGCATATTTATACCCAAAAACTCCTGAAGCTATCGAGATTCTGAAACGTGAGTTTTCAAATATATACTGGTACTCTGTTGAGGCTGATAATGGTGTTATTAGAGGTCATGCATTGAAGAGCAATTGCATTCATGAAGTAGTGGATGAATACTGCTTTGTATTCAGGGACTTATGGTCAATTGTATTCCCATCTGAATCAGAAAAGATTATTGCAACAGTGTCAAGAAAATCAAATGAG GTTGTTCATACGCAAGCAAAAGTTATGACTGACCACGATGTCATGTACAAGTATATATCAAAGAATATACTTTTTGTTGCAAATGCAGCACCAAAAGCCAGTGGGGAAATTGGAACAGCAACCCCAGAGGAGGCATGGTTGGTCATCTACATCATTGATACTGTGACTGGTCGCATATTGCACCGCATGATACATCATGGTTGCCAGGGTCCTGTTCATGCT GTATTTAGTGAAAACTGGGTTGTCTACCACTATTTTAATCTCAGAGCGCACAGAAATGAGATGTCAGTTATTGAGGTCTACGACCAGTCTCGGGCG GATAACAAAGATATTTGGAAGTTTGTTCTTGGGAAGCATAATCTTACATCGCCCATCTCTTCTTATTATCGACCAGAAGTCTCAGCAAAATCACAATCATACTTCTTTACTCATTCTGTGAAAGCCATAGAAGTGACTTCAACCGCCAAGGGTATAACCTCTAAGCATCTTCTGATTGGAACAATTGGTGATCAG GTTTTGGCTATTGATAAACGATTTTTGGATCCCCGACGGACTCTCAATCCCTCACAAGCTGAGAAAGAAGAAGGAATTATTCCTCTTAGCGATTCATTGCCAATCATTTCTCAG TCTTATATTACACATTCCCTAAAAATAGAAGGTCTCCGAGGGATTGTAACAGTACCTGCCAAATTGGAGTCTACATCCCTCGTCTTTGCATATGGAGTAGATCTATTTTTTACTCAGATTGCTCCTTCTAAAACTTACGATTCACTGACTGAAGATTTCAGCTATGCTCTACTTCTTCTAACAATTGTTGCACTTGTAGCAGCATTGTTTGTTACTTGGGTATTATCGGAGAGGAAAGATCTACAAGAGAAATGGAGATGA